A genomic window from Prunus persica cultivar Lovell chromosome G2, Prunus_persica_NCBIv2, whole genome shotgun sequence includes:
- the LOC18786621 gene encoding ATP-dependent RNA helicase DBP3, which yields MAKGDDAVRKKQNKTNRKKLRKNDQSSSAVSARVASIIAAKKRRHSGKRRKCQGMCFSLPTLDDPFNDRNGAKTFERKTTKKEMLPRNHEKVFFNETSKETLRNSEKVDNPGQEKETVTSLKDKLKKSLTSINSTAQKSQIDPGRKKTQLNGNGGVYGHHGQVSENLDCPSKYLIQCLNSIENSLRCDGTYNNEEDKPLFVSTWGVEFWKCYSARKDILETSGTSSTIEQIAWMVSSAADSISRKDEEDLSVTSPFLLFLVPSQVKATQVRSVCRPLKVLGIHTVSIHPGASLDHQIEGLKSSEPEFMIATPERLSELLSLKAVDLSGVSLLVVDGLESFYKQGCFDKINSIRQSMSGKTHTVVFSDCYRHACVRGLQNLLMGSVHRLSLNNSVTGQSACIVQSVNICLMKEKLPKAIQVLDQAYGGRLRPQASKVLYIVGKDNKHHKLVNALKFKGYSISPDSVFSEVGNSVESKGRARPAVSMIDIDQIGTTELGEYEVVIIPDMTLSIEGYVQILTRMARYTVNGVLHSLFTREDAELAGPLTKILEQCGQAVPDALRKMSFS from the exons ATGGCGAAAGGTGACGATGCAGTGAGGAAGAAGCAGAACAAGACCAATAGAAAGAAACTCCGCAAGAATGACCAATCTTCCTCTGCAGTTTCTGCTCGTGTTGCCTCCATTATCGCCGCCAAGAAGCGCCGCCATTCTGGTAAACGCCGCAAATGTCAG GGTATGTGCTTTAGCCTTCCTACCCTTGATGATCCCTTCAACGACAGGAATGGTGCAAAgacttttgaaagaaaaacaaccaaGAAAGAGATGCTTCCACGTAATCATGAGAAGGTGTTTTTTAATGAGACAAGTAAAGAAACTCTAAGAAATAGTGAAAAGGTAGATAATCCAGGGCAGGAAAAGGAGACAGTAACAAGTTTGAAGGATAAGCTAAAGAAATCACTGACATCAATTAATAGCACGGCCCAGAAAAGCCAAATTGACCCAGGAAGGAAAAAGACTCAGCTGAATGGGAATGGTGGCGTCTATGGGCATCATGGACAGGTCTCTGAAAACTTAGACTGTCCATCTAAGTATCTGATTCAGTGCTTGAATTCAATAGAAAATTCATTGCGTTGTGATGGTACCTACAATAATGAGGAGGACAAGCCTTTATTTGTTAGTACTTGGGGAGTTGAGTTTTGGAAATGTTATTCAGCTCGAAAGGATATATTAGAGACAAGTGGAACTTCTTCTACAATAGAGCAAATTGCATGGATGGTTTCCAGCGCTGCTGATTCAATTTCTAGAAAGGATGAAGAAGATCTATCAGTAACCAGCCCATTTCTTTTGTTCCTTGTTCCATCCCAGGTGAAAGCTACCCAG GTACGCTCAGTATGCAGACCTTTGAAGGTTCTTGGAATACATACAGTGAGTATACACCCTGGTGCTTCCTTAGATCATCAGATTGAAGG TCTGAAAAGTTCTGAACCTGAGTTTATGATTGCAACACCTGAGAGACTTTCAGAGCTTCTTTCCTTGAAGGCCGTAGATCTATCTGGTGTTTCCTTGCTG GTGGTTGATGGACTGGAATCTTTCTATAAACAAGGTTGCTTTGATAAAATAAACTCCATTCGCCAATCTATGAGTGGAAAAACCCATACAGTTGTTTTCAGCGATTGCTATAGACATGCCTGTGTTCGAGGGTTACAAAATCTTCTGATGGGATCTGTCCATAGATTATCTCTAAATAATTCTGTCACCGGTCAAAGTGCATGCATCGTTCAGTCTGTAAACATTTGTCTGATGAAAGAAAAACTACCAAAG GCCATCCAAGTTCTTGATCAGGCTTACGGTGGTCGACTCCGTCCTCAGGCTTCAAAGGTGCTATATATAGTAGGGAAAGATAACAAGCATCATAAACTAGTTAATGCGCTAAAGTTCAAGGGCTATTCCATCTCACCTGACTCAGTTTTCTCAGAAGTTGGGAACAG TGTGGAATCCAAGGGCAGGGCAAGGCCTGCAGTCTCCATGATTGACATAGACCAAATTGGTACAACCGAATTGGGTGAATATGAAGTTGTAATTATACCCGATATGACTCTTTCAATCGAGGGTTACGTTCAAATCCTCACGAGAATGGCTCGCTACACTGTGAATGGCGTATTGCATAGCTTGTTTACCAGAGAAGACGCAGAGCTTGCTGGACCGCTGACGAAGATCCTTGAACAATGTGGGCAGGCAGTGCCTGACGCCCTAAGAAAAATGTCTTTTTCATAA